Proteins from one Hoplias malabaricus isolate fHopMal1 chromosome 2, fHopMal1.hap1, whole genome shotgun sequence genomic window:
- the LOC136678769 gene encoding macrophage mannose receptor 1-like has translation MDLKWVSAIYFFSDKLVLVNLTLTWWDALRYCRGNHRDLVSVHSEEVQSWVMEVAQKASTDHVWLGLCTPGPGEKTVVPERDLERSNRVEDSSGVSADVPYRYHFVNENKTWTEAQSYCTQKFTDLATINNMEEMKNMNTTLKDKTTSSVWIGLHIGDTGRWLWSLADGGLDSEGEEYRNWRSGEPNNAERREFCVGMYHSDGTWFDISCETPYSFVCYDETKTNSDRYIYIDEPKYWPDAQSYCRENYTDLVSVMNQTEKLEIWNLHNNSNAYVWIGLFNDSWQWSDQSNSSFRYWRSGPDNYGKNGQQQCAVVTEDGQWTNLTCDNKLPFVCRENELVMVNQTLTWKDALRYCRENHMDLVSVHSKEVQSWVMEVAQKASTDHVWLGLRHTCTLSFWFWVSGESICYQNWAPGNGTGGEDCGSGERSGAVESSGGQQWVSLPQTQQLNFICTNYEG, from the exons atggaTCTGAAGTGGGTTTCTGCCATCTATTTTTTCTCAG ATAAACTGGTGTTGGTGAATCTGACTCTGACCTGGTGGGACGCTCTGAGATACTGCAGGGGGAACCACAGAGACCTGGTCTCAGTTCACTCTGAGGAGGTCCAGTCCTGGGTGATGGAAGTGGCTCAGAAAGCCTCCACTGATCACGTTTGGCTGGGGCTATGTACCCCGGGACCGGGGGAGAAGACTGTGGTTccagagagagatctggagcgGTCGAATCGAGTGGAGGACAGCAGTGG GGTATCTGCTGATGTTCCTTATCGATATCACTTTGTGAATGAGAATAAAACCTGGACTGAAGCTCAGAGCTACTGCACACAGAAATTCACTGATCTGGCCACCAtcaacaacatggaggagatgaAGAACATGAACACGACTCTCAAAGATAAAACTACCAGCTCAGTGTGGATCGGTCTACATATAGGGGACACTGGGAGATGGCTGTGGTCTCTGGCTGATGGAGGTCTTGATAGTGAGGGAGAGGAGTATCGGAACTGGAGAAGTGGTGAACCAAACAATGCTGAAAGGAGAGAGTTCTGTGTTGGTATGTATCATTCTGATGGAACCTGGTTTGATATCAGCTGTGAGACACCGTACAGTTTTGTGTGCTATGACG AAACGAAGACAAACTCTGATAGATACATATACATTGATGAACCAAAGTACTGGCCTGATGCTCAGAGCTACTGCAGAGAAAATTATACAGATCTGGTCAGTGTGATGAACCAGACAGAGAAGCTGGAGATCTGGAATTTGCATAACAATTCAAATGCATATGTCTGGATCGGTTTGTTCAATGACTCCTGGCAGTGGTCAGATCAGAGTAACTCCTCGTTCAGATACTGGAGGTCTGGACCAGATAATTATGGTAAAAATGGACAGCAGCAGTGTGCCGTAGTGACTGAGGATGGTCAGTGGACTAATCTGACCTGTGACAACAAGCTCCCCTTTGTCTGCCGAGAGA ATGAACTGGTGATGGTGAATCAGACTCTGACCTGGAAAGATGCTCTGAGATACTGCAGGGAGAACCATATGGACCTGGTCTCAGTTCATTCTAAGGAGGTCCAGTCCTGGGTGATGGAGGTGGCTCAGAAAGCCTCCACTGATCATGTTTGGCTGGGGCTACGTCACACCTGCACCCTCAGCTTCTGGTTCTGGGTCAGTGGAGAGTCCATCTGCTACCAGAACTGGGCTCCAGGGAACGGGACTGGGGGTGAAGACTGTGGTTCTGGAGAGAgatctggagcagtggaatcaAGTGGAGGACAGCAGTGGGTCAGTCTGCCACAGACCCAGCAGCTCAACTTCATCTGCACCAACTATGAAGGTTAG